Part of the Hemiscyllium ocellatum isolate sHemOce1 chromosome 15, sHemOce1.pat.X.cur, whole genome shotgun sequence genome is shown below.
cctttgttacttcttcaaaaaactcaatcaagtttgtgagacatgatttcctaagcacaaagccatgctgactatccctaagcagtccttacctttccaaatacatgtaatccaggattccctccaacttgcccactactgacatcaggctcactggtctacagttccctggcttgtccttaccaactttcataaatagtggcaccacattaaccaacgtccagtcttccagcacctcatctgtgactatcgatgataaaaatatcagCAAGGAGCCTGGCAATCACTTTCCTGGCTTCCAAtagtgttctagggtacacctgaccagatcttggggatttatccaccttaatgtatttcaagacatccagcacttcctcctctgtaatatagacatttttcaagatgtcaccatctatttccctacattctatatcttccatgtccttctccacagtaaatactgatgcaacataCTCATTTAGTAACGCCCCCATCTCcagtggctccacacaaatgttaccttgctgatctttgagggaatctattctctcccgagttactcttttgtctttaatgtatttgtaaaaacgttttgtattttccttaactctatttgccaaagctatcccattttccctttttgccctcctgatttccctcttaattgtactcctattgcctttatactctactcaggattcactcaatttctcctgtctatacctgacatatgcttccttctcagTCAagaatccattcctgatgaagggcttttgcccgaaatgtcaattttactgctcttcggatgctgcctgacctgctttgcttttccagcaccattctaatcttgattcCAATCTCCAGCATGTGTAGTCCTTACTTTCgtctatatgcttccttctttaccttaaccaaaccatcaatttctcttgtcaaccagcattccctacgcctaccagcctttcctttcaccctaacaggaatatactgtttctgggctCTTgtaatctaatttctgaaggtttcccattttccagctgtccctttacctgcgaaaatctgccctcaatcagcttttgataaTGTCAAAATTAACCTTactccaatttacaacttcaacttatagatctgatctatccttttccatcactattttaaaactaatagaattatggttgctggccccaaagtgcccccCCCCCGACACctgtcacctgccttgccttatttcccaagagtaggtcacgttttgtaCCTTCTgtcataggtacatccacatactgaatcagaaaaaattattgtacgcacttaacaaattactcTCCATCtcaatccttaacactatggcagactatgtttggaaagttaaaacccctacAATaactatttttcttacagatagctgatagctgagatctccttgcaaatttgtttctcaatttccctcttattAGTGAGGggctacaatacaatcccaataagatgatcatccctttcttatttctcagtttcatccaaataacttccctgtatATAGTTCTGGAagtatcctccctaagtacagctgtaatgctatcccttatcaaaaatgccactcttcctcctctcttgcctccctttctcttcTGCCtcgagcatttgtatcctggagcattaagctgccaatcctgtccatccctgaaccaaaatactgtaattgctatgatatcccaatcccatgttacgagccatgccctgagttcatctgtcttcccttttaggcctcttgtattgaagtaaatacagtttaatttatcaatcctaccctcattctctgctttgtccatgcctcccctgactgtttgacttgcttcttttctcaactgtaccaatctcaaattgatctctttcttcagtatctccctgggtcccagctACCTCCaccacaccttactagtttaaatcctccagagcagctccaacaaatctccctgcagtatattagtcctctgcccattcaggtgcaatccatccttcttgcacAAGTCAGTTCTACCCCAGAAGAGTTTCCAATGACCCAAAAATTGTGAACCCTtcctcccatgcaccagctcctcagccaagcattcatctgctctatcctcctattcctaccctcactagctggtagcaccaggagtaatccaaatattactatccTCAAGgactctttttttaaattcctgcctaactctctatattctcccttcagaatctcattctttttGCCTTCCTATTTCATTGGCTCCAATGTGTGCAATGATCTCcagctggtccctctcccctctgagaacattctgcaccctctctgagacattcttgatcctggcaccacaggcaacacatcattctggaTTTTTCATGCTGGTCACCGAAATGTCTGTttgtgcctcagactagagagtcccctaacacatttgatctcttggaacctgatgtactcctcattgcattagaaccCGTCTTGAtaacagaaacctggctgtctgtGCTACATTCCCAAGAGTCCATcacctctacattttccaaaatagcatatttgtttgaaatggggataggtacagaaaactcctgcactacctctcctatctttcctggaattaaccctCTATCTGACTGTAcctgtggcttttctcccttcctataattgaAATCCATCAcgcccccttgctcttgtaaattcctcactatctctaattgtcactccaaccaatccattcgatctgatagtaTTCAAAACCAaagacatttattgcagatacaaACCTCAGTAACACATAAATTCTCTCTCaattcccacatccgacaagaagaacataccactctattaaaggccatctttgctccttcacaatctactgttccaggctaacttaatatttatgacttacattttcaaaatataataatgagatagatctcaataaaacataatcaATAAAGAACACATTCCGCTCAATGTTGGGGATTTACAAAGCTACACTTAAAATTATGCACTTATTTGTTTCTTTCCCATGATCTCTCCCAAACAAATTCCTCCAatatcagttgtgaatttcgctgATTGGAGTGCGTCCAGACAAATTTaacaatgtccagagatacatgaattcaaacagcaaaggcagtaactgcgcagaaTCACTACTGTGTcagctttctttctctctctctcgccttgaCTGACCACGTGCTGCCTTGTGTCtgcccttctcccttttaaaagtgccattttgacttttttttctccaaaggtgcaaaacaatgcaacaacaatataaaacactaattgctgctcctggaattcaaggaaatcacctccaacactaaaatacctcaaaaaaggagcaactctTTACAGCCACAAATTTttaccatcctccatcttggattaacaATTAGCCAAAATATTGGTTTACAAAGAAAGAAACTTCTACGTAGATGTACAGAGGTAATTCTCAAACTTGATCAAGACATTTTCCATATAATAGTTGAAGTGGATCAGTGATGTGAAGCAGAATCATTTACAATGAGACAATAGGTTTGTCAGAGTTATAATTAAGTCACGGATTGTGACTGTATTCCATTTTTCATTGCTGTATACTTTTTATGGGAATACATAAACCGATTCATGTTCTGCCTCATTGTTGATGATTTTTGTTAACTGCACCTCATGATATAGTGAAAAGTATCATACAAACTCAACATCTGATTTTTGCTCAAATTTGGTGCAGATTGTTTTTACAAACAGCTTGAATATAAGCatattttaaaaggaaaagaAGTCAATTTTACCCTTCCAACTCACACACGCAGAAAAAAGTAAATTTTGAATCCTACCTATGTAGCCACGTGCTCGTACCCAAAACCTCTGTACAGGCTCTGTGGGTATACGTCTATAGTAATCTGGTGGATTTATGGGTTTGATTTCAATTGGAACCTCTTCAGCTAACATTTTCGTCAGACCCATTTTATAATTCTCTGTTAAATCTGGATCTCTACAAAACAAGGAAAACAAagcaaagtaaaataaaaatgtgGAACAATGCAATCACAAGATATTCCTAAAATAGATCAGGAACATAATGCAAAGCCAATCAATTTGCACTGCTTTTATCAAATAAAATCTACAAAATGCCCATCTATTGACAGTAGAGCAGCACAATATTTAGCTCACCACATCAATATTCAATGGTGCTGGCCCTGATTCAGTAGTAGCATCTTCAAGTCAGAAAATGACATGATTCAAGCCTAAATCTAGAAGGATAAGCATCTAACCTATGCTAATagttcagtgcagtactgagtgaTGTGCTGCTAGTTGGAGATTTTCCTGATCAATGTGAAATCGAAGTCTACTTTGTTCTCTCAGTATGTGGCAATTTTTGAAACGCAAGCCATTCTCCTTATGGCCTGCCAACAAACGCTCGTCCCATACCAAGAATCTGAAAATCCCATCATTTATTTTATTGTTGCTTTTTGCATTGAGAAAACAGCAACTTGTCATACATTTCCAGTGTCTCAAAACACTGAGGAGtgacagacggagtttaatttagataaatgcaaagtgctgcactttggaaaagcaaatcttagcaggaagaCGTTTGGTATACTTCCGAAATTGATCAaagtattgagtaaaggaattgagaggttatgttgcagctgtacagaacattggttaggccactgttggaattttgcatgcaattctggtcttcttcctattggaaagatgttgtgaaacttgaaagggttcagaaaagatttacaaggatgttgttagggttggaggatttgaactatagggggagggtgaataggctagggctgttttccctggagcgttgaatgctgaggggtgaccttataaaggtttataaaatcatgaggggcatggataatataaatagacaaagtcttttccctggagtgggggagtccagaactagagggcataggttttgggtgagaggggaaaaatataaaagagacctaaggggtaactttttccactcagaaggtggtacgtgtatggaatgagctgccagaggaaatggtggaggctggtacaattgcaacatttaagaggcatctggatggggatatgaataggaaggtttggagggatatgggccagatgctggcaggtggaacgagcttgggttgggatatttgtcagcatagatgggttggactgaagtgtctgtttccgtgctgtacatctctatgactcttaggcTCGCTCggacacttaatgataaggtccgagggaatgttgctgaacagagacaccttggaatgtaggttcataattccttgaagatggagttgcaggtagatatgatagtgaaggcagcagttggtatgctttcttttattggtcagagtactgaatatAGGTGTTGGGAAATcacgttgcaactgtacaggacattaattacgttacttttggaatattgcatgcaattctggtctctgtcctgtcagaaagatgttgtgaaacttgaaagggctcaaaaaagacttacaaggatgttgccatgattggAGGCTTTCAGGTATAGatagagattgaataggctgaagctgttttccctggaacaccggaggctgaggggtggccttatagaggtttgtaaaatcatgaggggcatgggtgggatgagtacacaaagtcttttccctgtggtgtgggagtccagaactagaggaaataggtttagggtgagaggggaaaaatataaaagggagttaaggggcaatgttttcacatacagagtgatgcgtgtatggaatgagctaccagaggaagtggtggaggctggtacaattgcaacatttaaaaggcatttggaagggtatatgaataggaaggatttagagagatatgggccaagtgctgccaaatgggactagattaggtaaggatatctggttagaatgaaagagttggaccaaaaggtctgttgcCCTGCTGTACCCTCTCTGTGACTTCACACAGTGGTTTACACTGCAATGTAGTATTCATGTTTGTAAATAATTTTTATGAAATGTAAtaaaaaacatttttacaaaagAAATTAAAATGCCTTCCTAACAACCACTGTCTAACTAAGGGCAGATATTTGCAGTAAACTGGCACTCTACATGAAAGTACAACTATCACCTGTTTTAAAGAAAAActacttattgggattgtattatagaccctctaatagtcagagggaaattgagaaacaaacttgtaaggagatctcagctatccgtaagaataatagggtagttatggtaggagattttaactttccaaacatcgactgggactgccatagtgttaaaggtttagatggaaaggaatttctttagtgcatacaagacaattttctgattcagtataagGATGTACcttccagagaaggtgcaaaacttgacctactcttgggaaataagacagggcaggtgactgaggtgtcagtgggggagcactttggggccagcgaccataattctatttgttttaaaatagtaatggaaaaggataggccagatctaaaagttgaagttctaaattggaaaaaggccaattttgacggtattagacaagaactttcaaaagctgattagaggcagatgttcgcagataaaaggacagctggaaaatgggaagtcttcagaaatgagataacaagaatccagagaaagtatattcctgtcagggtgaaagggaaggctggtaggtatagggaatgctggatgactaaagaaattgagggtttggttaagaaaaagaaggaagtatatgtcaggtattgacaggatagatcaagtgaatccttagaagagtgtaaaggaagtaggagtatacttaagagggaaatacacttaatggtaaggtcctagggagtattgctgaacaaaaagaccttggagtgcaggttcatagctccatgaaagtggagtcgcaggtagataggatagtgaaggcggtgtttggtatgctttcctttattggtcagagtattgagtacaggaattgggaggtctgtttgcagctgtacaggacattggttaggccactgttggaatattacgtgcaattctggtctccttcctctcgaaagatgtcgtgaaacttgaaagggttcaaaaaggatttacaaggatgttgccagggttggaggatctgagctacagggagaggctgaacaggctggggctgttttccctggagcatcggatgctgaggagtgaccttatagaggtttacacaattatgaggggcatggataggataaatagacaaagtcttttccctggggtcggggagtccagaactagagggcataggtttagggtgagaggggaaagatataaaagagacccaaggggcaactttttcatgcagagggtggtaagtgtatggaatgagctgccagagaatgtgttAGAGGccggtgcaattgcaacatttaagagacatttggatgggtatatgaatcggaagggtttggagggatatgggacgggtgctggcaggtgggactagattgggttggcatatctggtcagcatggacaggttggaccaaaaggtctgtttccatgctttacatctctatgactctacgactcgaCTTCAGAACAGTTTTGCATACAGATTAAGGTTTGAGAAGAGCTAGTAAAATGTTGTCCACCTAATATAAATTCTCTTTAAACCACTTTGCTTTGGAACATACAGTACAAAGCAAATTATACATTTGACAGGATATTCTGGAGCAATAATGCACATGTCTTATCTCAATTCTAGTTAACTACTATACCTCAAGTATTTTTCAATAAGTTCCTCTTGGGTTAATACGTTTTCAGGGGCAGGAACCACCGGCATGGTAAACTGATGCTGAATTGGGCTCTCAATTTTCTTTTGGAAAGAAGCCTGGCAAATTAGAATTGGGTGCCCATGCTGGATGGCTTTCACTGAACGGACAGAAAAGCTTTTACCGTCTCGAGTACGATCCACTCTGTACACAACTGGCACATCGGGATCACCTACAGTGAGATCAAAACACAATACTAGGAGGTACGGCCACCATCATTTGATGCATTAAAGTAAAATACAACTTGTTCAaaaatgtcaagcttcttgacgtAACTGATTTTTACACTTGCAGATAGATTGCTCAGCAATTTATGACCCCATTAAAAATAGTAAATGAGTGACCGTTTCAGAGAACATGTCAACTGTGAAATATTCATCGCCATCTGAAACCCTAGCCTGTTTTCCCCTTTCAGTTACCAATAGACTTGCTGTGcacttccaaaatctgtttctatTTTAAACGTGATGTTCAATATCAAAGTTTTCCTTGGCAAAATAGGGTATTATTTAATCATGAGATAACATTTCAGCACCAGTTACCTATGGCTGCAAAGTGGTTTTTAGACTGGGCAAACAAGGATAGGACTTTCTATACCAGCACTGAAATACTCAAGGCTCATTGCAGTATTTCTGTACATAGGATTTACAACaaataacaccagaactgaactggGACTGAGTTCCTTGTGGTTCATTTTGCCAGCGCTTTGAGAAGGCCTTAACTTCACTTGACAGGGGTGTGGAAACCAAGAAAAAATATTCAAGAATACTAGAGTTCAGAAAACATTCAGAAAGTCAGATTACACCAGTAGAGAATTAATTGAAGTCAGAATAAGAACAGCACTTACAATGAGTTATCAGGTAACTTCTATAAGGAAAAACCTTTGGAACAGTCTTttccccatttcagtccacaatcaaaaatttATGAGATCAAAAATATTGGAATATGAATGTCACTGTAGAAGTGAACTAAAATGCAAACCTCTCTCTTCATGGCACCTACAGCACCAAATATGCTCAACATTATTGTAGAAGATAACATTTGTTTAAAAGATGTATACAGTGGAAATCTATATGTCTGTTCAAAAATAATTTTCATATGAATGCAGCCAGTTAGATGGCTGCATTTCTGACGCAACATAAACTGTGACAAAAAAATTAAGCTTAAGAGGAAACAAAACTAATCAGCGCAATTATTTCCATCTTACCTGCACGAACAAAGTAACAGTGCAACGAATGAGCAAAAACATTCTCAGGTACAGACTTTGCAGCAGCTACCAGTGCTTGGCCAACAATCTGCCCACCAAATAACATGCGACTCCTCGGGATCCAATGGTGtgttcctctttttaaaaaaagtatatgATTCAATCAGACTTTTAGGTATAAAATAACAAAAGAATATTGGCTTTTGAAAAGATCACAGCATAATCACAGCTTACATTGCTCACCACAAACACATTTTGTGGTAACAAGGGTATTTCTACAAGCTaccttttttgtttaaaattgagcTATTCAACATAATTCAAATTGCATGAGACTTCAGGTCCAAACAATTTGATTCTCAGCCCAGTACAAAATTAAGTTTAAAAAATCCATATGAACTTCATTTGTATTTCTCTTTACCAGATTCTTCACTTTCATTCACCACTGATTTTAATTTTACTCAGCTTCCTGGTTTTTTTAAAGTTAGTCTTATTTTTAATATCCATTATCATTCAAGACCTGACTTGACTTGTGTTTTTACtcgttttcttttaattttttagattccctacagtatggaaacaggcccttcgacccaacaagtccacaccaaccctatgaagagtagtccacccagacccatccccctaccctgtgtttacccatgactaatccacctaatattatgggcaatttagcatggccaattcacctaacctgcacatctttggaatgtcgGAAGCAAcgcacgcagacactgggagaatgtgcgaactccacacagatagtcacgaggctggaatcaaacccgggtccttggcgctacgaggcagctgtgctaaccactgagccaccatgctgcccacggTTTTGCTTTGGTCTAGAATACTGTTGGACCAAGTGACTTTTATGAATAATGGCAATTTTTAGCTGGTGTTCAACAGTAATAAGCATCATAAATGTACCACCCAAAAGAGGACACTGGATGAAAATAAtgtcatggaggagaaagtgaggtctgcagatgctggagatcaagagctgaaaatgtgttgctggaaaaacgcagcaggtcaggcagcatccaaggaacaggaaattcgacgtttcgggcataagcctgataaaggggttatgcccgaaacgtcgaattttctgttccttggatgctgcctgacctgctgcgtttttccagcaacacattatcagcagCTGAAAATAATGTCAACCTTGAGTTGGTCTCCCACATCAATTACAATCCTCATTCTGGCAACTCCTGCATTCCTTTAAACCCAATAAGAAATGTTGATGTCAGAGGGAAAATTTGAGGACTAATAAGGTGCTTTGAAGAGGGTTGTACATTTCATGTAGTTTACacgaacttcagtaaggcttttgaaaTAGTCTCATATGGCAGACTGGGGCTATAAATCCAAGAGCCCACAGGATCCAGTACAATTTGGTAAATTGTTTCCTGCCAGTAAACCAATTTCATCCAGAGAATGATGATCAAAGGGTATTGTTATGATAGGAAGCCTGTGTGCTTTGGCATATCACAGTGTTTGGTGCTGAGTTCCTGGTGTTTGCAGTGTAGTGATCAGATTAGTGATCTAAATCTGAATGTAGATGGTATAATCAGCACATTCacagataacacaaaaattgaTGGTGTGAAAATAACAAGGAGCAAAGTCTTAGGCTCAGTTTTATACAGACAGGCTGAATaattgcaaatggaatttaatcttgaAGAaaaatgaggtgatgcattttggcagaacTAACTATGCATGTTCAATTATACAGTATCAGGAGATCTTGATATGCACATCCATGGACCACTGAAGGCAGATCAGGTGGTTAAGGCAGCATACAGGATACTTGTCTTTACACGTCAAGGCATTGAACTCAAGGACATTTTGATGGAGCTATAGAAACAATAGTTAGGCCAGAGCTGAAAAACTGGTCATCCAACAAGGTCAATGATATGATTTTCCcacaggatgcagaggagattcatcaggctATTGCCTGGCTGGAATGATTCGGCTGTGGAGAGACGAAATAGGCTGGATTATTTTCTGAGACCAGAAGGCTGAGGAGGGTcctctgattgaggtgtacaaagttctgTGGGGCTTAACGAGGGAGAGATCTTTCTCCTCAGCAGACATGTCAATAACCAAGCAGTGCAACCAGGGGATAAGAAGCAAGAAGTTGAGAGAGATTTgaggattttcacccagaggattgtgtgtgtctggaattcactgcctgaaagaatggtaGCCATGACATGGAGCTGCCAATACtggactcgggtggacaaagtcagaaatcacacaacaccaaattattgtttaacaggtttatttgaaaccacaagttttcagagcataGTCCCTTGGTCAGGTAAAGTGAGGCAGTGGCATACAGAAAACAAAACTTATGGGCAGACAGTTCAAAGATTCATATAAATGGCTGAGTGAAGTGTCCAATAATAAGTCCCTGCAGGTGACCAAGAATGTTAGgagttgtgagtaaagtgtcaagaGCTGAATAAGAACCAAACGGATGgcctataatctgattaaatgacGCAGGgtgataattatttttaaaaaaaggtgttgctggagacaaaccaaatgactagaataacatggaacaaaaacagaaactgctggaaaagatcagcaagTCCAGCAGCACCTGGGAAGAAAcaccagaggaagggtcactggactcgaaacatcatTCTGATTCTTGGTAGAGGCAGGGACCCTCCATACATTTAAAAACTACTGAGATGAGCA
Proteins encoded:
- the acot8 gene encoding acyl-coenzyme A thioesterase 8 encodes the protein MAAKAPGGVESRARGDGGASSAAVVPAGGRGSPPVRADLQSVLVTSVLNLERLEVDLYRGTHHWIPRSRMLFGGQIVGQALVAAAKSVPENVFAHSLHCYFVRAGDPDVPVVYRVDRTRDGKSFSVRSVKAIQHGHPILICQASFQKKIESPIQHQFTMPVVPAPENVLTQEELIEKYLRDPDLTENYKMGLTKMLAEEVPIEIKPINPPDYYRRIPTEPVQRFWVRARGYIGDGNMKLHCCVAAYISDYSFLATALLPHMNYRVKFMASLDHSMWFHAPFRSDEWMLYECESPWSGDCRGLVQGRLWKQNGVLAVSCAQEGVFYVKPATSKSKL